In Kogia breviceps isolate mKogBre1 chromosome 9, mKogBre1 haplotype 1, whole genome shotgun sequence, a single window of DNA contains:
- the LOC131762919 gene encoding transmembrane protein 258-like, protein MDESAGSSDGEPSLVTPAPRFSRDLLLQGNLLWSPKASEVESEALSRGTSPGNLAVLPHLTLALLATGMLFTAWFSVYEATSTKYARDVYKELLISLVASLLLGFAVLFPLLWVGIYV, encoded by the exons AACCATCCCTCGTCACTCCTGCACCTCGCTTCAGCCGAGATCTCCTTCTCCAGGGAAATCTTCTCTGGTCTCCCAAAGCCAG CGAAGTGGAATCTGAAGCCCTGAGCAGAGGCACCAGCCCGGGGAACCTGGCTGTCCTCCCCCATCTGACCCTGGCGCTGTTGGCCACTGGCATGCTCTTCACCGCCTGGTTCTCAGTTTATGAGGCCACCTCCACCAAATACGCTCGGGATGTCTACAAAGAGCTCCTCATCTCTTTGGTGGCCTCACTCCTCCTGGGCTTTGCAGTCCTCTTCCCGCTGCTCTGGGTCGGCATCTACGTATGA